The nucleotide window CCGGTGTGCTGGCCAGCGCGCTGGCCATGCACAAGCTCTACAGCAAGCAGGCCTTTGCCGCTGCCGGGATTTTGACCGCCCCCTTTCACCGCGTGAGGCGCGGCGAAGAGGTCCGCCTTGGCTCGCTTCCCTTCGGACTGCCGCTGGTTGTCAAACCGGTGCAGGAGGGCTCCTCGGTGGGGGTTTCGATCGTCAAGACCGAACCGGAGCTGGCAACGGCCCTGGAGCTGGCCTTTCGCTACGATGACGAAATCCTGGTCGAGCAGTACATCAAAGGGCAGGAGGTGCAGGTGGGCATTCTGGACGACCGCCCCATCGGCGCCATCGAGATCGTTCCCAAAAATGAATTCTACGATTTCGAAGCAAAATATCAGGACGGCATGGCCGAGCACATTTTCCCTGCCAGGCTGGAAGCGCCGCTGTACGAGAAGGCGCTGCAGGTCGGGCTGGCTGCCCACCGCGCCCTGGGGTGCCGCGGATACAGCCGCGTCGATCTGCTGGTGACCCCGACGGGTGAGTCTTACGTGCTGGAAGTCAACACTCTGCCCGGCATGACGGCCCTGAGCCTGCTGCCGGAAATTGCAACCAAAGGTGTTGGCCTCTCCTTCGGAGAGTTGGTGGAGCGGATACTGGAATCGGCGGCACTTGCCACAAAGGTGAACTGAACGCTTGCGAGACTTCTCCTCCTCGAAATATCAGCGCAAAAAGGTCGCTGTCAACCGGGTCAAGGTGCAGCGCACGCCGATCAACTGGGGCAAATACCTGCGGCCACTGATCAAGGTGGCCTCAGGCCTGGCGGGCCTGGCCCTGGCCTGTGTCGTGGCGGTGATCGGGTGCCGTACGCTGGGCAAGATCGCACTGTTCCGCGTGAAGAACATTGACGTTTCCACGGCCAAGCATCTGACCAGAGAGGAGATCCTGTCCATTGCCGGAGTGGAGCCGGGGCGCGACCTGCTGCACATGAACCTGAAGCGGATGGGTGAACAGCTGACCCAGAACCCTTGGGTGGAAACGGTCCGCATCCACCGCTATTTCCCGGACGGGCTGTCGATCTCGATCACCGAGCGCGAGCCGGTGGCAGTGGTCAACATGGGCTTCATTTACTATCTCGATAAAAAGGGCATCGTCTTCAAGGTACTCAATCAGGGGGACCAGTTGAATTATCCGGTCGTAACCGGGTTCACCGAAGAGGATATGACCAGCGATCCGAACGGCGCCAGGAAGGCTCTGCAGGCCACCTGCGAACTGCTGGACGTTTTGCGCCAAAAAGGGGCGTTTCTCCTTGCAGATGTGTCAGAGATTCATTACGATAAGGGCTTTGGTTTTACCCTGTTTACCGCTTCCGGCGCACTTCCGGTCAAAGTCGGCTCAGGCGATTTCGGCGCCAAGGTCGATCGATTCTCCCGCATCTATCGGGATCTGATGGCTCAGCGCCCGACACTCCACTACATCGACCTTGATTACAACGACAAGATCATCGTCAAAAAAGCACAAAACACCATTCCTGACAACGGGGGGGGGCATGTCAGCAATAAAAAAGGATAATCTGATAGTCGGCCTGGATATTGGTACCACCAAGATCTGTGCCATCGTCGGCAATGTTACCGAGGACGGTATCGATATCGTCGGCATCGGCACCAGCCCCTCCAGCGGCTTGCGCAAGGGGGTGGTCATCAATATCGAAAGCACGGTGGGTGCCATCCGCAAGGCGATCGACGAGGCCGAGCTGATGGCCGGCTGCGAGATCAAGTCGGTCTACGCCGGTATTGCCGGAGGCCACATCAAGGGGACCAATTCGCAGGGCGTGATTGCCATCAAGAATCGCGAGGTCTCCCAGGAGGATGTGCGCCGCGTGATCGATGCCGCCAAAGCCATCGCCATTCCGATGGATCGGGAGGTTATCCACATCCTGCCCCAGGAGTTCATCATCGACGAGCAGGACGGCATCCGCGAACCGCTCGGTATGAGCGGCGTGCGGCTGGAGGCCAAGGTCCATATCGTCACCGGTGCGGTGGCCAGTGCCCAGAACATCGTCAAGTCCTGCAACCGGGCCGGACTGGATGTGGCCGATATCGTTCTGGAGCAGCTGTCCTCCTCCGAGGCGGTGCTTTCGGCCGACGAGAAGGAGCTGGGGGTCTGCCTGGTGGACATCGGCGGCGGCACCACCGATATCGCCATTTTCTCCGAGGGGGCCATCAAGTACACCTCGGTGCTCTCCCTGGGGGGAAATCACCTGACCAACGATATCGCGGTCGGTCTGCGCACCCCCATGGCAGAGGCGGAGAAGATCAAGCAGAAGTACGGCTGCTGTCTCTCCTCGCTGGTGGGCAAGGAGGACAAGGTGGAAGTGCCAAGCGTAGGTGGGCGCAAACCGCGTGAGCTTTCCCGCAACGTGCTGTGCGAAATCCTCGGTCCGCGGGTGGAGGAGATCTTCACCCTGGTGAACCGCGAAATCGTAAAGTCCGGCCTGGAAGACTCCATTGCCTCGGGGGTGGTCATTACCGGCGGCTCCAGTATCCTGGAGGGAATGCCCGAACTGGCGGAACAGATCTTCAACCTGCCAGTCCGGCGGGGGGTGCCGCAGCGTATCGGCGGCCTGATCGATGTAGTCAACTCCCCGGTCTACGCCACCGGCGTCGGCCTGGTTGTCTACGGCAGCCGCAACTCCGGTGCCCGTGAATTTCCTACCACAAAGTCCGAAAGCAACCTGTTCGGTTCGGTCTTTGGACGGATGAAAGGGTGGTTCAGTGAGTTTTTCTGACACACCGTTCAGTCATGTCATAAGCTTGTTGAATATTTATTAAATAAAACTTTAAAAAACATTTTGAAGGGCCGTATTTTTCTGAAATTTTCCTTTGATTCTTGAAGGAAATGCAGTTACAGTTCACCCTTGGAAATGAAACACCGCCAATGCCGAAAGGGGGAAACAGATGTTCGAATTCGATGAGACGATAGAGCAGGGCGCCATCATAAAGGTGATCGGGGTGGGAGGCGGCGGCGGTAACGCAGTCAACACCATGATCGCCGGCAGCATACACAAAGTCGATTTCATCGTTGCCAATACTGATGCCCAGTCGCTGCGCATCTCCAAAGCGCCGGTCAAGATCCAGCTCGGCCGCGAGCTCACCAAGGGGCTCGGTGCCGGTTCCAAACCCGAGGTGGGCAAGGACGCAGCGCTGGAAGATCGTGAGTATCTGCTCGAATCGTTGAAAGGATCGGACCTGGTTTTCATCGCCGCCGGCATGGGTGGCGGTACCGGTACCGGCGCTGCGCCGGTCATCGCCGAAGTGGCCCGCGAGTCCGGCGCCCTGACCGTGGGAGTCGTCACCAAGCCATTCACCTATGAGGGCAAGGCCCGGACCGAACAGGCCGAGCGCGGCATTGCCGACCTCAAGAAGCATGTCGATTCGTTGATCATCATCCCCAATGATCGTCTCATCAGCATGGCCAGCAAAAACATGTCCCTGTTCGACGCCTTCAAACCCTCCGATGATGTCCTGCGCCAGGCTGTCCAGGGTATTTCCGAGCTGATCACCTCCACCGGCATGATGAACCTGGACTTCGCCGACGTGAAGACCGTCATGAGCGTGCGCGGCATGGCCATGATGGGCATCGGCACCGGCACCGGTGACAACCGTGCTGCCGATGCCGTCAACAGCGCCATTTCCAGCCCGCTGCTGGAGGACAACGATATCTCCGGCGCCAAAGGTGTGCTGGTCAATATCACCGGTTCGGAATCCATGACCATGGACGACTACAATACCGTCAACCGGATCGTGCACGAGAAGGTACATGCCGAGGCCAACATCAAGATCGGCGTCGTCAGGGACGACAACCTGGGCGAGACCATCAAGGTCACCGTGATCGCCACCGGTTTCGGGGATCGTTTCGATACGGAAAAGGGGCGCGAGTACCGTGCAAGTACGCTGCCGATCGCTGAAAAACCCTCTCCGGCCAAGAACCTGTTGGACATCCCCACTTTCAAGCGCGACCGTCAGCAGACCGAGAACGCCGTCCGCGTGCGCCCTGTCAGCTTTGCCTCCTACTCCGAGGAGGACGAGGATCAGTACGACATCCCCACGTTTCTGAGGAAGTCGGTCGACTGATTTCAACATTTTGTGCAGAGGCGGTTCAAACCGCCTCGCGTTTGCCCGGTTCTCCAACCTTTCCCCCTCCTGGAGAACCGGGCTTTTTTATGTTTAAGTAACGGGGAGTAAATCCAAAACTGCAGACAGCCATAGAGATTCTTTGAGAACGCCGAGGGACAGTCCATTTTTAATCACGAAGCGGTGAGGAGGATAAAGGGATAACAGCTTGATGGGGGTCTGCGATCTCTGTGGCAGAGCTTTTCAAGTTGGATAGTGGCCGTGAGTGGGCGTTCTCGTGCTTCAGGCCGTTTCCAGCGTGACGGAAACGCTTGTCCCTGATGGGGAAGAGGAGACGGTAAGCGTCGCTCCGATTTGATCGGCGCGTTCCCGCATGATGCGCAGTCCCATGCCGGTCTGCTCCTGCAGCGGCCCCCGCAGGCCGCGGCCGTTATCGGCAACGCAAAGGCGCAGAACACCGTCCTGATGGGTCAATTCGACGGAGATAAGCCCGGCGTGGGCATGGCGGGCAGCGTTGGCCACCCCTTCCTGGGCGATGCGGTAAAGGTTGTCGCTGACCTCATGGGAAAGTGATGCGAAGTCGCCGGCGCAGGCCACCTCGATCGGCACGCCCCGCCTGGCAAGCAGTTCGCAGCGTTCGGCAACAGCCTGGTCCAGCGTGAGCTCGTTCAAATAGGAGGGGCGAAGCTGTTGGGCAATGTCCCGCAGTTCAGCCGCCACATCGGCAACCTCCCGGGCCAGCTGTGCGGCCAAGTGTTTCGGATCGCCGGCCCCCCCGTTGGCCAGCAACTGCAGATGCAGCGAGATGGCGTACAGGGACTGTCCCGCCCCGTCGTGCAGGTCACGATACAGTCGGGAGCGCTCCTCTTCCCGGACCAAGCCCTGGATGCGGTTATTCAACTCCTGCAACTGGGCCTGATAGCGATCGCTGATCGCCAGTGTTTTGTTGAATTTGCGCATGAGTGAGCGGTAATCGTCGGCCAGGGAGGCGTACTCGGCTTTCAGGTCAAGGGTTGGCCGGTCAGGGGCGGCAAGCACTTGGCCGAGGCGTGCCAGGACGACCTCCTCGATGTTGATTCTGTCCGATGCCATGGGGTGCGTCTAGTCCGCAGCCGCGACGATGCGGTCGCGTCCCCGGTTTTTGGCTGTGCAGAGCGCCTCATCCACCAGTTTGATGCACCCGTCAATACTCATTCCCGGTTTGAAGACTCCCACCCCGATGCTCATGGTGACGCCGATATGGGAGCCCTCCCATGGCACCTGATGCCTGCGTACCCCCTCCAGCAGTTTGCGAGCCACCTGATGCGCCTCCTGCAGGCCGGTCTCGGGAAGAACGATCAGGAATTCCTCGCCTCCCCAGCGCCCGCAGATGTCTTCGCAGCGCAGGCAGGTACGCAGGGTGGCGGCCACCGACTTGAGAAGCCGGTCCCCTGCCAGGTGGCCGTGGGTATCGTTGATCTTCTTGAAGTTATCCAGATCCGCAATCAGTATCGAAAATTCCTTGCCGTGACGTTCCGAACGGCTCTGCTCAGCCTGGAGCCGCTCCATGACATCCCAGCGACTGCCCAGCCCGGTAAGCAGATCAGTGCGTGCCATCATCTCCAGACGGGACTTGAGCTCCATCATCTGGGACTGATAGCTGTCGCCGATGGAGAGAACCTTGTCGAAGCGCCGCAAAAGCTTGTCATAGCTTGCCACAATCCGCTCCAGATCGGGTGCGAGCGGATTGCAATCGGCAATGCACTGCTGGAGCAGGGCCTGCATCCCTTTGAGGGCTTCGTAGTTGCCCTGCCACATACGTTTGACGGACGGGGGGCGTTGTGCAGGCTCAGTCCTGAACGGGATACTGCTGTCCGTATGTCTGCTCTTCCGGTGAGGCATGGCGTTTATTCCTCGCAGGCAATGATGGAGAAGGGCAGGGTGACCTCTTCCTGGAACTCTTCCGCCAGATCGCGCGAGCGAGGATTTTCAGGGTCGTAGCGCCAATCTATGGAGATTCCGCTGCCCTTGGAGTGTGCCTCTTCCAGCAGGTCGAGCAGGTCGAGCATGCACTTGGTGCTGCTGCTGTTCATGTAGCTGACGTTGATGTCCAGGAGAAGCTCGTTCTGTCCGGTAAGATATTCCTGCAACCAGCCGGTGACCGGGGCATAGAACTCGAACGAGTTTTCCGGATAGGATTCTCCGGTGATGCATAACCGCCGGGTGGCGGGATCAAAAGAAACCCCCGGCGTTGACAGTGATTGGGGTATGTCGAGCGTTGTCATCTGGCGGGTCCTCCTAAACCAGTGCTTTCAGGGTAAAAAAAGTGTGTTGCCCGTCGATGTCGCGCAGAGAGTACTCCAGCCTGCCGCTGGATCTCTTGGCCATTTCCATCAGGCCGATTCCGGCCCCCAGGGCTCCGGGCGCGACTTCGGCCCGCAGTTGCTGCCGGATGAGCTTTTTCAGCCCGTCCCGGTCCAGGGCGTTGATGTGGTCGATCCGCAGGCGCAGGTCGTCGACATCCTCGTTGAGGATCACGTTGCCGGAGGTGACGACATAGGCATCGTCCTGGCGGGCAATCAGGATGGTGGCCGAGCCGGACTCGCAGGTCATGTTCCTTCTGAAAAGGTAGTTACGGGCGTTCTGTGACATCTCGATGTAGATGGCGAATACATCCTGCACCGCCATGGGGGGGCTGTTTTCGGCCGACAGATGGTTTCTGATGGCGGTGCCGATTTCTTCGATGATGCTGTGGGAAAAGGGGCCGTTGAAACACAGAATGATGCCATCCTGCGAGAATTCGTCCCTGAGTTTGAAAAGGTCCATTACTTCCCTCCTTGCTGGTGTCTTGTCCGGCACGGATCGCTGTTCTTCAATACTGGAAACCGATCAACGTCATATCGTCCCGCTGCGGGTATTCTCCCCGGTAATCATTGAGCAACCGTTCGAAGATGGCCGCCTGTGCCTGCATGTCGGCCTGTCCGTACGCGCCCAGCATCGTGCGGAACCGGTCGGAGCCGAAGCCGAAACCCTTGCGGCCGCCGGCCTGATCGAGAAGGCCATCGCTGCAGAGGTAGCATGAGTCTCCTGCGGATACAAGCAGTTCGTGATTGGTGTAGGCAAAATCGCTGCGGGAACTTCGATAGCCGACCCGACGGTGGTCGCCTTTGACCTCGCGTATCTCCCCGCGTGATACGATGTACAGGGAAAGCCCCGCCCCGGCGAAGACCAGGCGGCCCCCCTGCCGATCCACCAGGCAGAGTGCTATGTCGAGGCCCACATCCACCTGACGCAGGTTGAGGGTCTTTCGGAGAACCCGGTGCAGCTCCGCAAGAATCCGGGCAGGATCGTCGGAGCAGATCATGTCGACCACATGGTTCAGCACTGCATTTACCGTCATGGTCATGAAGGCGCCGGGCACGCCGTGGCCGGTACAATCGATGACTGCTGTCAGGAAGTGGTCGGGGAAAGTGCGCAGGTAGTAAAAATCCCCCCCTACCATCTCTTTGGGGCGAAACAGAATGAAATGCCGCCCCAGGCAGTCCTCCAGCAATCGGCTGTCGGGCAGAATGGAAGACTGGATCATGCGGGCGTAGCGGATGCTCTCGGTGATCCGCTGCTGCGATGCTTCCAGCATGCGGTTCGCTGCCGCCAGTTCTTCGGTGCGCTCCCGCACCATTACCTCGAGGTTGTTGGTGTAATCGAGGATGGTTCTGGTCATGGCATTGAAGGTACCGGTCAGTTCCCCGATCTCGTCCTCCTTCACCACCTCCAGGGTGACGTCGTAGCGTCCGTCGGCCACCGCGCGGGAGGCGTCCGTGAGCCTGGTCAGTGGGGTCAGCACCATCCGGTTCATCAGGATGGCGATCGTTACGATCACCAGCAGCAACGAGATCAGCATGATGGCAATGATCGGAAGGAACTCCCGCACGCTCATGACACTGGCGGTGTCCACCAGGACGACGTTGAACCAGCCTACCCCCGGCATGAACGAGACGGCGACGAGGTGATTCCTGCCGGCCAGGCGGGCCGGAAAGGCCTCCACCTCGCTTTTGCCGGCGGCAAGGGAGGCCAGTGCCGATCGCAGCAACTCCTGCTGCGAGGGATCAGCCATCAGGCTGAAGATGGTGGTCTTTTTGGTGCTGTCCCTTTCAGTTGCGTTACGCTCGACGATGCTGCGGTCCTGATGCGCCTGGATCACGCCGGACCGGTCGATCAGGATGGCGGCGAGTCCCTTTTCCTTGGTATGGACAATTTCGTCAAGAAAGTCGGTGAGCGTGATGCCGCCGCCGCAGAGCCCGATCTTTTTCCCGTTTTTGTCCTTCATGACGGCATTGAGCCAGACTCTGGTCTCACGCAGGGTCGTATTGTAGTCCAGGTTCAAGGCATAGCTGTCAATCATGCGCAGCCCATCATAAAACCATTTGTCATCGGGTTTGGCAGGATCGAGCG belongs to Geobacter sp. SVR and includes:
- a CDS encoding D-alanine--D-alanine ligase — its product is MTMKSKRIGVLMGGLSAEREVSLQSGKAVHQALLDRGYDAVAIDMGRDLPEVLRREGIQAAFIALHGRYGEDGCVQGLLELLQIPYTGSGVLASALAMHKLYSKQAFAAAGILTAPFHRVRRGEEVRLGSLPFGLPLVVKPVQEGSSVGVSIVKTEPELATALELAFRYDDEILVEQYIKGQEVQVGILDDRPIGAIEIVPKNEFYDFEAKYQDGMAEHIFPARLEAPLYEKALQVGLAAHRALGCRGYSRVDLLVTPTGESYVLEVNTLPGMTALSLLPEIATKGVGLSFGELVERILESAALATKVN
- a CDS encoding cell division protein FtsQ/DivIB, whose protein sequence is MRDFSSSKYQRKKVAVNRVKVQRTPINWGKYLRPLIKVASGLAGLALACVVAVIGCRTLGKIALFRVKNIDVSTAKHLTREEILSIAGVEPGRDLLHMNLKRMGEQLTQNPWVETVRIHRYFPDGLSISITEREPVAVVNMGFIYYLDKKGIVFKVLNQGDQLNYPVVTGFTEEDMTSDPNGARKALQATCELLDVLRQKGAFLLADVSEIHYDKGFGFTLFTASGALPVKVGSGDFGAKVDRFSRIYRDLMAQRPTLHYIDLDYNDKIIVKKAQNTIPDNGGGHVSNKKG
- the ftsA gene encoding cell division protein FtsA translates to MSAIKKDNLIVGLDIGTTKICAIVGNVTEDGIDIVGIGTSPSSGLRKGVVINIESTVGAIRKAIDEAELMAGCEIKSVYAGIAGGHIKGTNSQGVIAIKNREVSQEDVRRVIDAAKAIAIPMDREVIHILPQEFIIDEQDGIREPLGMSGVRLEAKVHIVTGAVASAQNIVKSCNRAGLDVADIVLEQLSSSEAVLSADEKELGVCLVDIGGGTTDIAIFSEGAIKYTSVLSLGGNHLTNDIAVGLRTPMAEAEKIKQKYGCCLSSLVGKEDKVEVPSVGGRKPRELSRNVLCEILGPRVEEIFTLVNREIVKSGLEDSIASGVVITGGSSILEGMPELAEQIFNLPVRRGVPQRIGGLIDVVNSPVYATGVGLVVYGSRNSGAREFPTTKSESNLFGSVFGRMKGWFSEFF
- the ftsZ gene encoding cell division protein FtsZ, producing the protein MFEFDETIEQGAIIKVIGVGGGGGNAVNTMIAGSIHKVDFIVANTDAQSLRISKAPVKIQLGRELTKGLGAGSKPEVGKDAALEDREYLLESLKGSDLVFIAAGMGGGTGTGAAPVIAEVARESGALTVGVVTKPFTYEGKARTEQAERGIADLKKHVDSLIIIPNDRLISMASKNMSLFDAFKPSDDVLRQAVQGISELITSTGMMNLDFADVKTVMSVRGMAMMGIGTGTGDNRAADAVNSAISSPLLEDNDISGAKGVLVNITGSESMTMDDYNTVNRIVHEKVHAEANIKIGVVRDDNLGETIKVTVIATGFGDRFDTEKGREYRASTLPIAEKPSPAKNLLDIPTFKRDRQQTENAVRVRPVSFASYSEEDEDQYDIPTFLRKSVD
- a CDS encoding sensor histidine kinase codes for the protein MASDRINIEEVVLARLGQVLAAPDRPTLDLKAEYASLADDYRSLMRKFNKTLAISDRYQAQLQELNNRIQGLVREEERSRLYRDLHDGAGQSLYAISLHLQLLANGGAGDPKHLAAQLAREVADVAAELRDIAQQLRPSYLNELTLDQAVAERCELLARRGVPIEVACAGDFASLSHEVSDNLYRIAQEGVANAARHAHAGLISVELTHQDGVLRLCVADNGRGLRGPLQEQTGMGLRIMRERADQIGATLTVSSSPSGTSVSVTLETA
- a CDS encoding diguanylate cyclase — protein: MPHRKSRHTDSSIPFRTEPAQRPPSVKRMWQGNYEALKGMQALLQQCIADCNPLAPDLERIVASYDKLLRRFDKVLSIGDSYQSQMMELKSRLEMMARTDLLTGLGSRWDVMERLQAEQSRSERHGKEFSILIADLDNFKKINDTHGHLAGDRLLKSVAATLRTCLRCEDICGRWGGEEFLIVLPETGLQEAHQVARKLLEGVRRHQVPWEGSHIGVTMSIGVGVFKPGMSIDGCIKLVDEALCTAKNRGRDRIVAAAD
- a CDS encoding DUF1987 domain-containing protein yields the protein MTTLDIPQSLSTPGVSFDPATRRLCITGESYPENSFEFYAPVTGWLQEYLTGQNELLLDINVSYMNSSSTKCMLDLLDLLEEAHSKGSGISIDWRYDPENPRSRDLAEEFQEEVTLPFSIIACEE
- a CDS encoding SiaB family protein kinase — encoded protein: MDLFKLRDEFSQDGIILCFNGPFSHSIIEEIGTAIRNHLSAENSPPMAVQDVFAIYIEMSQNARNYLFRRNMTCESGSATILIARQDDAYVVTSGNVILNEDVDDLRLRIDHINALDRDGLKKLIRQQLRAEVAPGALGAGIGLMEMAKRSSGRLEYSLRDIDGQHTFFTLKALV
- a CDS encoding SpoIIE family protein phosphatase, which encodes MRIRRLKTKFIIIVVAVSVAVGIATLTAFYTSTSGIIAEFARRFAVKEALLEKNRIISVIDREVVLAQKMADDAALKEWALAEHDPVKKGRAFTELESYRTLFRDRSCFIALASSGNYYINTRGADRQGQPLMTLDPAKPDDKWFYDGLRMIDSYALNLDYNTTLRETRVWLNAVMKDKNGKKIGLCGGGITLTDFLDEIVHTKEKGLAAILIDRSGVIQAHQDRSIVERNATERDSTKKTTIFSLMADPSQQELLRSALASLAAGKSEVEAFPARLAGRNHLVAVSFMPGVGWFNVVLVDTASVMSVREFLPIIAIMLISLLLVIVTIAILMNRMVLTPLTRLTDASRAVADGRYDVTLEVVKEDEIGELTGTFNAMTRTILDYTNNLEVMVRERTEELAAANRMLEASQQRITESIRYARMIQSSILPDSRLLEDCLGRHFILFRPKEMVGGDFYYLRTFPDHFLTAVIDCTGHGVPGAFMTMTVNAVLNHVVDMICSDDPARILAELHRVLRKTLNLRQVDVGLDIALCLVDRQGGRLVFAGAGLSLYIVSRGEIREVKGDHRRVGYRSSRSDFAYTNHELLVSAGDSCYLCSDGLLDQAGGRKGFGFGSDRFRTMLGAYGQADMQAQAAIFERLLNDYRGEYPQRDDMTLIGFQY